The window CGACGGCCCGCCGGACCGCCTCGGCCTGCCGGCCGGGACGCTGACCCTGCTCGCCGGAGCGCTCATCGGCTGGGTCTGGGACCAGACCCTGTCCCACCGGGCCTACTCCTGGCTCGGCCTCGGCGACCGGCCCGCCGCCGGGCGCACCCTGCTCGTCGGCGCCCCCGCCGGATCCCTGCTGGGCACCGCCGCCGCGATGGCCGTGCCCGGCGGGCCGCCGTTCTCCTACGCCTTCGCCGCCGGACAGGCCCTCTACGTCGGGGCCGCCACCGTCCTGCTCGTCCTCGGCCGGGAGCGGATGCTGCTCGCCGCCCTCGGCCCGATGGCCGCGGGTGCGCTGCTCGTGCTCGTCGTCGACCTGCCCGTGCAGGTCCGGGTGGCCCTGCTCGTGGTGTCCCTGCTGGCCGCCTGCACCCTGGCCGTACGGGAACTCCCGCTGGCCGACGGGATCCGGGCCGCCGTGCTGCGGATCCGCGGCTGGGCGGTGCGCCGCCCCGGCAAGGGCCCGGTGCGCTGGCGGATGCTGCGCGGCGCCGAGGAGGAGTTCGCGCCGCGCGGACCCCGGCTCGGGGACTCCGTGCCCTACGGGGTCTTCGGCCTCGGCACCGGCCTGCTCGTGCTGTACGCCGCCCTGGGCGAGGTGCTCGCCGGCGGCCCCGCCGAAGCGGTCGCCGCCCCCTCGGCGGTGGCCCTCACCCTCAGCATGGGCCCCGCCGAATGGCTGCTCCACCGGTTCCGCAGCGGCAGCCTCACCGGGCTCCAGGGGGCTCGCTCGCCGCGGGCCTTCCGGCGGCGGATGCTCGGCACGCTGACCCGGTGCCTCGCCGTCTACCTGACGGTCCTGCTCGCTCTGGGCGTGACCGGCACGATGCTCTGGCCCGACGCCCCCGGCCTCACCGCGGTCCGGGTCGCCACCCTGCTGCTGCTCGGGGCCGTCATGTGGACGGGGCTGCTCCTCCAGTCCTTCGGGGCGGTCCGGCCCGCGGCCGTGGTCTGCGCTTCCGCCGCCGTCGCCCAGAGCCTGGCCCTGCTGACCGGACTGGGCCAGCCGCGTGTGGTCCAGTTGGTGGTGGCGGGCACGGCCGCCGCCGCCCTGGCCGCGCTGGTCTGCCTGCTCCTCGGCCGCGCGACCGCCCACCGATGATGTACGACACGCACGAGGAGAAGGACCCCATGCTGCTGGTGCCCCTCTACGAGCACCCCGCCGAACGGCCCGAGGCCTGGGAGCGGCTCATCCGCTCCGCGGGCCGGCTGCACTCGGTGGTGCTCAACCCCGACAGCGGGCCGGGCGCCGCGCCCGACGAGCGGTTCGCGGTCGTCGCCGAGCGGCTCCGGGAGGCGGGCGTGCCGGTCCTCGGCTACGCCGACACCGACTACGGGCGGCGCCCGCACGCCGCGGTGGTGCAGGACCTGCTGCGCCACCGCGACTGGTACGCCACCGACGGGGCCTTCCTCGACCAGGCCTCCGCCGACCCGGAACTGCTCCCGCACTACGGGCGGCTCGCGGTCGCCGCCCGGGCGGCGGGCGCCCGTACGCTCGTCCTCAACCACGGGGTCCACCCGCACCCCGGCTACGCCGAACTCGCCGACCTGCTCGTCACCTTCGAGGGCCCGTGGGACGCCTACCGGGACGCGGCCGCCGTACCGCCCCCCTGGACCGCGGACCACCCCGCCCAGCGCTTCTGCCACCTCGTGTACGCCGTCCCGCCGGGCGCGCTCGCCGCCCGGCTCGCGGAGGAGCTCGCGGCCGAACGGGGCGCGGGCGTGCACTGCGCCGTCCCGGGGAGCGGCGCGCACCCGTGGGGGACCCTCCCGTACGCGCTGGAGGCGGCGGGATGAGACGGCCGCGACGCCTGGGACTGCTGCTGGCCGTACCGCTCCTGCTGCTCGCCGCCTGTACGGCCACGCCGCAGGACGACGAGGGGGACGACGGGGACGGCACGTACCCGTGGCCCGAACAGGCACCGGGGGAGCGCTGGCAGCCCCCGCCCGGGGTCGGCTGGCAGTGGCAGCTCACCGGCAGGCTCGACACCTCGGTGAAGGCGCCGGTGTACGACGTCGACGGGTTCACCACCACCAAGGAGCAGGTCGCCGCGCTGAAGAAGGCCGGACGCAAGACCATCTGCTACCTGTCCACCGGCGCCTGGGAGGACTTCCGGCCGGACGCCGACGCGTTCCCGAAGGACCTGCTCGGCAAGGGCAACGGCTGGACGGGCGAGCGCTGGGTGGACATCCGGCGCGTGGCCGAGCTGGAGCCGCTGATGGCCAAGCGGTTCGACATGTGCCGGGACAAGGGCTTCGACGCGGTGGAGCCGGACAACATGGACGCCTACCGCAACACCTCCGGCTTCCCGCTCACGGCGGACGACCAGCTGCGCTACAACCGGCTGATCGCGAAGCTCGCCCACGACCGGGGGCTGGCGGTGGGCCTGAAGAACGACCTCGACCAGATCCCGGAGCTGGTCGGCGACTTCGACTTCGCGGTGAACGAGCAGTGCGCGCAGTACGACGAGTGCGAGCGGCTGACGCCGTTCATCGCGGCGGGGAAGGCCGTCTTCCACGCGGAGTACGAACTGCCGACGGGCCGCTTCTGCGCACGCTCGCGGGAACTGAAACTGAGCTCCCTGGAGAAGAAGTACGAACTGGGCGCCTGGCGGCGTGCCTGCCGTTAGCCTCGCCGGCAGTTTCGACAGCTTGCGCGAGGGACACCCTCGGCCTCAGCCGGGCCACTTCAGCTTGCATGCCGTGAGGGAACGTCACAACCCTTGGAAGTCACGGTGAAGCATCGAGGCCGGGTGCCGGCGCGCGGCTGTTGATGACCGCGCAAGCGTACGAGGTAAGGCTGGCGCGCAATTGGTCCCAGCCTTCTTCGGAGCCGGTCACGAGACCTGCCATCAGCCGGCGCTGCTGCTCCACCACGAAGGGCCAGGAGGCGATCCCGATCAGGGTCATCAGCAGATGACCGACCTCTTGGGGCGAGGTGAGGGACAGTGCCTTGCCGAGGGTCTCGTTCTTGCTCAGGTAGTACGCCTGGCGCTCCTCCTCGCCGGGAATCTCGGCGTCTCCGTAGTGCAGGCCCTCCCAGGCCAGGAGCCGCACGAGACTGGTGTCACGGCGGTGGTAGTCGAAGATCTGGCCGACGTAGTGCTCGAGATCCTCCCGCGTCGTCGGCATCGGAACCTGCTCGCCCAGTTCCCGGTAGGCGTGCGCCAGGACGGTGGAGAACAACTGCTCCTTGCTGCCGAAGTACGAGTACAGGCGCTGCTTGTTCGCCGCAGCCTGCTCAGCGATGCGGTCCACCCTGGCGCCTGCGATGCCGAACTTGGCGAACTCCGCACGGGCCGCGTCCAGGAGACGGGTCGGCGTGTCGCGGGTTGAGTCCTTGGTCATGGACTCAGTTTAGAACATGGCCAACCAACTGGATAGTTCAGGAAACCATCTAGTTGGTTGCACCCTTTCGGGTGATCGCTTAGTGTCGGTGACGTCAGCCCGGCAGGCACCTCCGACAGAGCCGCCGGGGCCTGGGTGCAGCCCGGCACACAGCCTGGGCCGGGGACCGCACGGCGCTCGGAGCCGCGAGGGTCTCCGCGCTTCGCACACTCATCACTCTGGTCGCCCGTCGTGGCAGTTCCACGCCGTACGGCTCCACTACCGAGGAGTTCCTATCAATCAGTCGATCCAGAGCATCGTCCTGGTCGGGGACCGGTTCAGCGGGTTCGCCGTCCAGGAGAACGTCTTCACCGTCTCGCAGTTAGCCGACGACATCCGGCGCGGCGTCTACGCCAAGGAGGGCGTCCCGGTCCTTGTCGAAAGCGCCCAGGGCGTGTCCGAGGCCGATGTGTTCCCCATCGTCGAGGAACTGCGTCATCGCGGCCTGGACCGCATACACATCCGGCTTCAGCCCTCCACCCTCAGCGGAGCCGGCGAGGTCCACAAACACCAGGTCGCCAACGCCCTGATCGCGGATCTGCACCAGGTGGACGACTCGCTCTTCGGCGCCGGACTGCGGCTGCACAACGACAATGAGCTCCTGCTCGACCACCAGACCGGCCAGCATGTGCAGGGCATGGTCGCCATCGAGGCGTCCAGACAGATGTTCCTCGCCGTGACCGAGCGGTTCTTCGCCGCCCAGTGGCCGCAGCGCAAGTACTACTTCGTCATCGAGCACATGAACACCGCCTTCGAGAACTTTCTGTTCCCGCTGTGTTCGACCATCGAGTACCGGATCACCGAGTCCCGCACGCAGGACCCGTCCCGGCTCTCCTTCAGCGCTGAGGTCGGCATCCACCAGGCCGGCCGCCGCGCCGCCTTCACCCAGCTGGCCTTCACCGCCTTCGACACCGACGTGATCGAGGCCAAGGAGGACCGGCGCGCCCGCCGGGCCGTCGAGCACACGCTCCGGGCCCCGGCCGACGCCCTCTCCGGCGTCTGACAGACCCCGGCCCCCGGCCGTTCCCCCGGCCGCCACCGCACCCCGGGCGTCGCCCGATTCTCCCTTTCACAGATCCCCCGAGGAGCACAGTCATGTCCGCATCACTCATCACCGCCGTGGAACTGTCGGTCAAGCCCGACCAGGTCGATGCCGCCGCCACCGCATGGAAGGCCCACCACGCCGCGTCGGCGTTCGAAGGCCGTGCACTGTTCCGCAGCCTGGAGGGTTCCACCCTCCTGGAGCTGGCCCCGGTCGCCGGCTGGGAGCAGCTCGGCGCTCTGCGCGCCGACTGGGACCAGCTGTGGGAGACGCTGGCCCCGGCGGCCGAGGGCGACTTCCGCCGTCAGGTGCTGGGCTTCGTCGACGCGCCCAAGCCGGTCGACACCCCGCTGCCGCAGACGGCCTACGTGCAGATGCGCCACATCGAGGTGCCGCCGCGGGTGTACAGCGCGTACCGCGCCTGGCGTGAGGAGACCATCTACGACGTGGTGCGCGGCGCCGACGAGGTCGAAGCCTTCGAGGCGTACCACTCGGTGCTGAGCACCGAACCCGGTGTCATGTTCGTCTCCGGGTTCAACTGCGACCCGGCCGAGTACAACGCGGTGTTCACCTCCCCGCGTTACCAGGAGATCGTCCGCCAGGCCGGTGACCGCTTCATCGCGGGCGGCGAGCGCGGTCTCTACACCACGATCTACGCCCGCGTCGCGTAGGTGCCGCACGCCGACCTGTCGCAGAACCAGAAACCCGACCGGTCGCAGAAACGAGGAGCCAGATGAGGAGAAGCGGATGGGACCGTCGCGCACCTACCAACTGAGTCTCACCACCCAGGGACCGGCCTACCCGCCCAGCGAAGTGATGGACGCGAACGGCGACTTCGTCGTGATCGGCCGCATCAACCGTGACGACGGGGCGGGCGGCGTCTCGAACGGCTGGGGGTGCGCGATCGTCGCCGCCGACAGCCCCCTTCCGGAGTTCGGCGGGAACGAGCCGTACCGCATCATTCGCGAACTGCCGGACCACCCTGGCCAGTTCAGCCCCGCTGACAACGAGATCGTGCTCCACACGCTGCCGCTGCCGCTGCCGTGCAGCAACTACCCGATGGTGTTCGCCCCCGAGCAGTTCCCGAACGCGTCCGAGGTCGTCCGCCCCAGCTATCCGTTCCACCAGGTCGCCGTGCCGGACCTGCGGGCGCAGGACGGGCCGAAGGTGACCGAACCGGTGACACTCGGCACCTGGGGCCGGGCGCGCGGCGAGCTCGAGGTACGGCTGAGCGACGACAGGAAATCCGGCGAGTTCGGCTTCGAGTTCTCCGGGATGCTGCCGAACAGCCTGTACACGGTGATGTCGCTGCGCGAGCACGACCTGGACCCGGCCGGGCCGACCCGGCCCGGACCGCTCGGGGTGCCCAACGTCTTCGTCACCGACCGGGACGGCAGGGGCCGCTATCGGGCGGTGCTGCCCGACCCCTTCCCGGCGCCCAGCGCCGGCGGCAATCGCATCGTGAACGTCGTTGTGCTGTGGATGAGCTACCAGCAGAACTACGGCGGGGCGATCGGCCGGTTCGGCCTGGGCGGGGACATCCACGCGCAACTGAAGCTGCAGGGACCGAGCTTCGACGAATTCATCACCACCGGCTGACGAGAGGAACCACCACCATGCCGATCATTTCCGTGACGACCTGGCCCAGCGAGGACGACGACAAGTGCCGCGAGCTCGTGGAAGAGCTGACGGAGACCGTACACCGGGTCACCGGAGCGCCGCGGGACCGGATCACCGTCTACGTCCAGGAGGTGCCGCGAAACCGCTGGTCCGAAGGCGGCGCGATGGGGTCCGACCCGGATTTCGCGCGGCTCAGCCGGGCCGGCGGCGTCTGACACGGCCCGCTCCCGGCACCACCGGTGCCGGTTCCGGTGCCGGCACCGGCACCGGGCACGACGCCCGGCACCACACCGCACCGCACCAGGAAGGAACCCCGGCATGAGCACCCCCTGCCCCGGCACCGAGCACGACAACGACCGCATGGAGCGCGGGCTGCGGACGCTGCGCCGGATCGAGGCCGCCGAGCGGCCCGGCATCCTCGACGGTTTCCAGGACGTGGCCCCCGGCTTTGGTGAGCTGGTCGTCGGCTTCGCCTTCGGCGACATCTGCTCCCGCCCGGGCCTGGAGCTGCCTACCCGCCAGCTCGTCACCGTCGCGGCACTCACCGCGCTGGGCAACGCCGCCCCGCAGCTGGAGTTCCACGTACGGGGCGCACGCAACGTCGGGTGCGACCGCCGCGAGATCGTCGAAACGGTCCTGCGGCTGAGCGGCTACGCCGGTTTCCCCGCGACGCTGGAGGCGCTGGGCGTCGTCCGGTCCGTCTTCGCCGCCGAGGGCGCGGGCGTGCCGTCCGCCGAACGGTCCGAGCGCGGGCTGCGAACGCTGCGGGCCCTCGACGGCGACGGCGGTGTCTGCGAGCAGGTGCTGGCCTCCGTGCGCGCCCTCGACCCGGACCTCGCGGACGATCTCGTCGAGAGTGCCTTCGGCCACCTCGACCCCGTCACGTCGCGCGGCGGTCTCGACCCGCTCACCCGCGCAATCGTCGCCGTGGCCGCCTGCACCGCCCTGGGCACGCTCCGGCCGCAGCTCACGGCACAGGTGCACGCGATTCTCGACGCCGGCGGCACACCGCAGGACGCCGTCGAGACGATCCTGCAGATGGCCGTGTACGCCGGTGTCCCGGCGGCCGTGAACGGCCTCAACGCGGCGCGCGACGTCTTCCGCACGCGATGACCGACGCTGCCACCGTGCCCGCCACCGTCGCGCGGCGGCCCCGGAGCCCGATCCCGCATCAGAAGGAGGGACCCGTCATGACCTCTCGTTCCTACCTTGTCTTCGCCGACGTGGACGAGACCCTGATCCACTGCAAGAGCATGTTCGACTTCCTGCGGTACCACCTGACCGGCCGGCACGGCGCCGCGGGGACGGCCGAGCACGACCGGCTCCTCGCCGGCTTCCGGCGGGCCGCCGACGCCGGCACGCCGCGCGAGCAGATCAACCGCGCCTACTACGCCGCCTACGCGGGTGAATCCGTTGCCACCATCGCCGCCTGGGGCGAGCGCTGGTTCGCGGACCGCGCCGCGGACGGTCTGTTCATCGACACGACCCGCGACGCGCTGCGCGCCCACCGCGAGGCCGGTGCCGAACTCGTCCTGGTCTCGGGTTCGTTCCCCGCCTGCCTGGACCCCGTCGCGCGGGCCGTCGGCGCCGGGCACCTGCTGTGCAGCCGCCCCGTCGTCGAGGCGGACGGCCCGGCCGGCCCGGGTGGTGGCGGTACGTACACGGGGCTGATCGAGACCCCGATGATCGGTGCGCAGAAGGCGGTCGCGGTCCGTCGGTTCCTCGCCGCCCGGCCGGAGATCGACCCGCGGGATTGCTACGCGTACGGCGATCACCCATCCGACCTGCCGATGCTCGAATGCGTCGGCCACCCGGTCGCGGTCGGCGACGACCCCGCGCTGCGAGCCCTGCTCGACGCCCGGCCCTCCCCCACTCCTTTGGAGCACCAGCCGTGACCGTGTACTCACCAGCAACGTCAACCGTCGGCATCGTCGGAACCGGCTCGTACCTCCCGAGCGACATCGTGCCCAACTCCGAGGTCGCCGAACGGGCCGGGGTCACCTCCGAGTGGATCGTCCGCAAGACCGGCATTCGCGAGCGCCGCCGCGCCGCGCCGCACGAAGCGACCTCTGACCTGGCCACCGCCGCCGCGCGGGCCGCGATGGACGACGCCGGGATCTGCGAACGCGACATCGCCTGGGTGATCGTGGCGACCTCCACCCCCGACTACCCGCAGCCGGCCACCGCCTGTCTGGTGCAGGACCGGATCGGCGCGACGCAGGCCGCCGCCTTCGACATCAACGCCGTCTGCGCCGGCTTCGTCTTCGCCCTGCAGACCGGTGCGCAGCTGCTGGCCGGGATCAGCGAGCACAGCGAGGCCAAGTACGCACTGGTCGTGGGCGCGGACGTCTACTCGCGGATCCTGGACCACAGCGACCGCAAGACCGCGGTGCTGTTCGGGGACGGTGCGGGAGCCGTCGTACTCGGCCCGGCCCGCCCCGGATTCGGCATCGTCGGTACCGGTACCAGCACCGACGGCAGCCTCCACGCGCTGATCGGGGTCCAGGCGGGCGGCAGCCGCCACCCCGCCTCGGCCGGCACCCTCGCCAACGGCCAGCACTTCTTCAAGATGCAGGGGCGTGAGGTCCGCGACTTCGTCAACGAGCGCCTGCCATCGGCCGTCCAAGGGGTGCTGGCCGCGCACGACGTGGATCCGGCCGCGGTCAGGCACTTCGTTCCGCACCAGGCCAACGGCGTGATGGTCGGCGAGGTCATCCCCAGCCTCGGGCTGCCCAACGCCCAGGCCCACCTTCCGGTCGACCTGCACGGCAACACCGGCGCCGCCTCGATACCGCTCGCGCTCGACCAGGCCAACCGGTCCGGCGCGCTGCTGGACGGCCATCTGGTGCTGCTGGCCGGCTTCGGCGGTGGCATGGGGGTCGGCACGGCCCTGATCCGCTGGGACGCCGAGTCCCCCAAGCACCTGCCACGCGAGCGCGCGGCGCAGCTCGTCGGGAGCGTCGCCCGGTGAACGGATTCCCCCTCGGCCCCGCCCACGCCTTCCGCTCCGCCCCCGTGTCCGACGCGCTGTGCGTCGTGCCCGGATGCGCGATCGCCCACTGGTCGATGGGACCTGACGTCCTGGACGCCGGCCCGTGCCCGCACGGCTGGAGTCCCCGCGCCCGGCCCGACCGCGACACCTCCGCCCTTGTCCTCACCCGAACCGGCCCCGACGGCCCCACCGATGCTTCACCCCAGGGAGACCGAAAGTCATGACACAGACCTCAACCACTCCCGCCCAGAACGGACAGCGCACCGTCGCACCCGATAATCCCGGCGCCTCACCGCTGCGCGCCTGGCTGGCCGTGATCGCCCTCGGGCTGGGCACGTTCTCCTTCGTCACCACCGAGACACTTCCCATCGGGCTGCTGCCGTCCATCGGCGCGGGCCTGGACGTCTCCGTGGGCACCGCCGGCTTCCTCGTCACCGGCTTCGCCGCCGTCGCCGCGATCACCGCGGCGCCGCTGACCACCCTGTGCGGGCGCATCGACCGCAAATGGCTGCTTGCCGGACTCCTGGTGCTGTACGTCGCGGGCAACCTGCTGGCCGTGATCGCCACCTCCTACGGGGTGCTCCTGGGCGCCCGGGTGCTGGTGGCGCTCGCCCATGGCGTCTTCTGGTCGATCGCCGCGGCCATCGCGGTCCGTCTGGTCCCCGAGCGGCACGCCGTGCGGGCCACCGCCCTCGTCCTCGGCGGAATCTCGCTGGCCTCGGTGCTCGGCGTCCCGCTGGGCACCATGATCGGCCAGCGGTCCGGCTGGCACACCGCGTTCGCCGCCGTCGCCGCGATCGGCTTCGTCGTACTGGTCGCCGTGCTTTTCCTGCTGCCCAGCCTGCCCGCCCAGGGCACGGGGAGCCTGGCCGCCCTGCCGCGCGTCCTGCGCAACAGCCGGCTGCGCGCCGCCGTCGCGGTCACCGCGCTGGTGATGATCGGCCATTTCCTCGCCTTCACTTACATCGCCCCGTACCTGGAGCAGGTCACCGGCATCAGCGAAGGCATGGTCGGTGTGCTGCTGCTGGTCTTCGGAGCCGCCGGATTCGCCGGCAACTTCGTCGCGGGCGCCGTCGTCGGCCGCTCGGTGCACGGCACCCTGGTCGGCGCGCTCGTCCTGATGACCGGCTCGCTCGCCCTGCTGTGGGCCTTCGGTGACTCGCGGCCCGCGGCGATCACCCTGCTCGTCCTGTGGGGCCTGGCCTTCGCGGCCCTGCCCGTGGGCCTGCAGACCTGGGTGCTGCAGCTCGCCAAGGAGGAGTCCGACGCCGCCTCGTCGCTGTACGTGGCCGCCTTCAACGGCGCCATTGCCGTGGGGGCCCTGGCCGGCGGCCTCCTTGTGGACTCCGCCGCCGGACCGCGCGCCGTGACCGCCGTCGCCGCCGTGCTGACCGCCTGCGCCCTGCTCACCCTGCTGCTCTCCGCCCGCAGCGCGCGCACCCACAACCCCGCACCCGCCAGGACCCGTACGAACGCCTGACCGCACCATCGCGAGCACCGCGACGCACGCCGGCCGGCTCACGACCTCTGACCGATTCACGAACACCCGACCCACGACCCGGCCGGAACGCGCGGCCGGAACGAAGGAGTGGCACCTCATGCACCAGCGCACCCTCGGCACCTCAGGACTCCAGGTCTCGGCGATCGGCCTCGGCTGCATGGGCATGTCGGCCTTCTACGGCACGAGCGACGACACCGAGTCGGTCGCCACGATCCGGCGCGCCCTCGACATCGGGGTGACGTTCTTCGACACCGCCGACGCCTACGCGGCCGGCCGGAACGAGGCACTGCTCGGCCGGGCCCTCAAGGGCCGCCGCGACGAGGCGGTGGTGGCGACCAAGTTCGGCATCCGCGGCGTCGGGCCCGGTGGCACGGCCGGCGGCGCCGTCATCGACTCCAGTCCCGCCTACGCCCGGCAGGCCTGCGACGCGTCGCTGGCCCGGCTGGGCGTGGACACCATCGACCTCTACTACGTGCACCGCCGCAACCCCGACACACCGATCGAGGAGACCGTCGGGGCCATGGCCGAACTCGTCACGGCCGGAAAGGTCCGGCATCTGGGGCTGTCGGAGGTCAACGCGGACACCCTGCGCCGTGCCCACGCCGTCCACCCCATCACCGCCCTGCAGACCGAGTACTCGCTGTGGGAGCGTGACGTGGAGACCCACATCGCACCCACAGCACGGGAGTTGGGCATCGGACTCGTGCCCTACTCACCGGTCGGCCGGGGTTTGCTCACGGGAGCCCTCACCTCACTCGACCAGCTGGACGCGGACGACTACCGCCGCACCGACCCGCGCTTCCAGGGCGAGAACCTCACGCGCAACCTCGCCCTGGTCGAACGGGTCCGGGCCCTGGCCGGCCGGATCGGCTGCACCCCGGTGCAGCTTGCCCTGGCCTGGCTGCTGACCCGTGGGCCGGAGGTCGCCCCGATTCCCGGCACCCGGCGCATCACCCGCCTGGAGGAGAACGCCGGAGCGGCCGACCTGACGCTCACCGCCGCACAGCTGGACGAGCTGGAGCAGGCCGTCCCGGCGACCGCGGTCGCCGGCGAGCGCTACGCCCCGGCGGCGCTGCGCCTGCTCAACACCTGACATTCCGCCCCGCTCCACTCGGGGCGTGCGCACGTCACCCCTGCGTTTTACCCTCACCCGCCCGCTGCGAGCATGGTTCCCTGCGTGCCGTACTGCTTCCCGACGCCCCGGGCGCGACCGACGTCCAGCGGGTGGGGGCGCGGAGCCCGGTGCCCGGCGGAGCCGGGTTCCCCGGGGCGCCGCCCCAGACCCCGCGCCTCAAACGACGGCGGGGCTGAGGTTGCCCGGGCGGATGTCAAGCGCCGGCGAGGCTGGATGTGCCCGGGTGGATCAAGCGCCGGCGGGGCCGAAATGGGCCCCGGCTACGACACCGGCAGGGTGGCGTGGACCCGGTAGCCGCCCCCGTAGCGCGGCCCGGCGAAGCAGGAGCCGCCCAGGGCGCCCGTGCGTTCGCGCATGCCGAGCAGCCCGTGCCCGCCGCCGGGCTCCGCGTCGGGAGGCTCCGCGCCGCCGCCGCCGCCGTCGTCGAGCACCGTCACCTCCACCGACGGCCCCACCCGCACCACGCTGACCTCGGCCTTGGCCCCCGGCCCCGCGTGCTTGCGTACGTTCGTCAGCGCCTCCTGGATCACCCGGTACGCCGCCAGGTCCACCGCCGCCGGCAGCGGCCCCGCCTCGCGGTCCAGCTGGACGATCACCTCCACCGGCAGCCCGGCGTGCCGGAAGGTGTCCACCAGCTCGTCCAGCACGCTCAGCCCGGGCGCGGGCTCGGTCGGCGCCTCCGGGTCACCGGACTGCCGCAACAGCCCGACCGTGGCCCGCAGCTCGTTCAGCGCAGACCGGCTGGCGTCCCGTACGTGGGCCAGGGCCTCCTTGGCCTGGTCCGGGCGCTTGTCCATGACGTGCGCGGCCACCCCCGCCTGCACGTTGACCAGGGCGATGTGGTGGGCCACCACGTCGTGCAGATCCCGGGCGATCCGCAGCCGCTCCTCGGCGACCCGCCGCCGGGCCTCCTCGTCCCGGGTCCGCTCGGCCCGCTCGGCCCGCTCCCGGATGGCGTCGACGAAGGCCCGCCGGCTGCGCACGGCGTCCCCGGCGGCCGCGGCCATCCCGGTCCAGGCGAAGATCCCGAGGTTCTCCTGCGCGTACCAGGGCAGCGGCCCGGCGAGCATCGCCACGCCCGTCAGGCCCGCCATCGTGAGCAGCCCGATCCGCCAGGTCGTCGGCCGGTCGGTGAGGGCCGCCACCGTGTACAGGGCGATCACCGTGCACATGGCGACGGGCGCCCTCGGCTCCCCGGTGGTCAGCTCCAGCAGGCAGAGCCCGCAGGTGACGGCGAGCACGGCGCGCGGCTGCCGGCGCCGGAACACCAGGGCGGCCGCGCCGAACAGCATCAGCAGCAGGGAGAACGGCTCGGGGGTGCGCGTCCCGAAGGTGGGCCCGTGCGGCCCGTGCGGGTCGGCGAAGGAGCCGACGACCATGGCGACGAACGCCCCGAAGGCCAGCACGGCGTCGGTGGCGAGCGGATGGGCCCGCATCCACTGCCGGGTGGGGGCGAAGGGCCCGAGGTCTGTCGTCACCCCGATACGGTACGGCCTGCCCGCCGCCGCCTACGGCGGAGGGCGCTGCCCCAGCGGGACGGGGGCGCGCGCCGCAGCCCACTGCGCGCGGACCACGCACACCGCCATGACCGCGGCGATGGCCGCCAGGTGCTCCTTGCCCGCCAGGTTGTTCTTGACCATCACCTCGCCGATCATCACCAGGATCACCAGCGCGCCCGTCAGGTACGCCCGGTAGCGCCAGCAGACGTAGATGGCGAGCCCCACCACCGCCGCCGAGGGCCCGGTGTCGTTGATGACCCGGTCGGACACCGGCAGGCCGAAGGGGTGCTCCGGACCCAGCGCGAGCCCGATCCGCGCGTACGTGGTCCCCGCGAGGGTGGCGACGTAGCCGATCACCAGCGTGCGCCACCAGCCGATGCAGATCTCCGCGATCCC of the Streptomyces sp. NBC_01294 genome contains:
- a CDS encoding 3-oxoacyl-ACP synthase III family protein, which produces MTVYSPATSTVGIVGTGSYLPSDIVPNSEVAERAGVTSEWIVRKTGIRERRRAAPHEATSDLATAAARAAMDDAGICERDIAWVIVATSTPDYPQPATACLVQDRIGATQAAAFDINAVCAGFVFALQTGAQLLAGISEHSEAKYALVVGADVYSRILDHSDRKTAVLFGDGAGAVVLGPARPGFGIVGTGTSTDGSLHALIGVQAGGSRHPASAGTLANGQHFFKMQGREVRDFVNERLPSAVQGVLAAHDVDPAAVRHFVPHQANGVMVGEVIPSLGLPNAQAHLPVDLHGNTGAASIPLALDQANRSGALLDGHLVLLAGFGGGMGVGTALIRWDAESPKHLPRERAAQLVGSVAR
- a CDS encoding AfsA-related hotdog domain-containing protein, translated to MSEADVFPIVEELRHRGLDRIHIRLQPSTLSGAGEVHKHQVANALIADLHQVDDSLFGAGLRLHNDNELLLDHQTGQHVQGMVAIEASRQMFLAVTERFFAAQWPQRKYYFVIEHMNTAFENFLFPLCSTIEYRITESRTQDPSRLSFSAEVGIHQAGRRAAFTQLAFTAFDTDVIEAKEDRRARRAVEHTLRAPADALSGV
- a CDS encoding spherulation-specific family 4 protein, giving the protein MMYDTHEEKDPMLLVPLYEHPAERPEAWERLIRSAGRLHSVVLNPDSGPGAAPDERFAVVAERLREAGVPVLGYADTDYGRRPHAAVVQDLLRHRDWYATDGAFLDQASADPELLPHYGRLAVAARAAGARTLVLNHGVHPHPGYAELADLLVTFEGPWDAYRDAAAVPPPWTADHPAQRFCHLVYAVPPGALAARLAEELAAERGAGVHCAVPGSGAHPWGTLPYALEAAG
- a CDS encoding TetR/AcrR family transcriptional regulator, producing MTKDSTRDTPTRLLDAARAEFAKFGIAGARVDRIAEQAAANKQRLYSYFGSKEQLFSTVLAHAYRELGEQVPMPTTREDLEHYVGQIFDYHRRDTSLVRLLAWEGLHYGDAEIPGEEERQAYYLSKNETLGKALSLTSPQEVGHLLMTLIGIASWPFVVEQQRRLMAGLVTGSEEGWDQLRASLTSYACAVINSRAPAPGLDASP
- a CDS encoding endo alpha-1,4 polygalactosaminidase, with product MRRPRRLGLLLAVPLLLLAACTATPQDDEGDDGDGTYPWPEQAPGERWQPPPGVGWQWQLTGRLDTSVKAPVYDVDGFTTTKEQVAALKKAGRKTICYLSTGAWEDFRPDADAFPKDLLGKGNGWTGERWVDIRRVAELEPLMAKRFDMCRDKGFDAVEPDNMDAYRNTSGFPLTADDQLRYNRLIAKLAHDRGLAVGLKNDLDQIPELVGDFDFAVNEQCAQYDECERLTPFIAAGKAVFHAEYELPTGRFCARSRELKLSSLEKKYELGAWRRACR
- a CDS encoding HAD family hydrolase, translated to MTSRSYLVFADVDETLIHCKSMFDFLRYHLTGRHGAAGTAEHDRLLAGFRRAADAGTPREQINRAYYAAYAGESVATIAAWGERWFADRAADGLFIDTTRDALRAHREAGAELVLVSGSFPACLDPVARAVGAGHLLCSRPVVEADGPAGPGGGGTYTGLIETPMIGAQKAVAVRRFLAARPEIDPRDCYAYGDHPSDLPMLECVGHPVAVGDDPALRALLDARPSPTPLEHQP
- a CDS encoding tautomerase family protein; the protein is MPIISVTTWPSEDDDKCRELVEELTETVHRVTGAPRDRITVYVQEVPRNRWSEGGAMGSDPDFARLSRAGGV
- a CDS encoding carboxymuconolactone decarboxylase family protein, yielding MSTPCPGTEHDNDRMERGLRTLRRIEAAERPGILDGFQDVAPGFGELVVGFAFGDICSRPGLELPTRQLVTVAALTALGNAAPQLEFHVRGARNVGCDRREIVETVLRLSGYAGFPATLEALGVVRSVFAAEGAGVPSAERSERGLRTLRALDGDGGVCEQVLASVRALDPDLADDLVESAFGHLDPVTSRGGLDPLTRAIVAVAACTALGTLRPQLTAQVHAILDAGGTPQDAVETILQMAVYAGVPAAVNGLNAARDVFRTR